A single genomic interval of Desulfovibrio sp. TomC harbors:
- a CDS encoding glycosyltransferase family protein yields the protein MEHAKMQCRTPFPCPAEALADPGRGLGLARTLWSRNRREMALDVYDQLAQAHPGYAVPLLAEAYDRMREIDPPTRYTLYQSRFFDFAIAPGDTVLDIGSGHMPFPLSTHLADISLTDGQVGRAGAAFRHVDGKPAYEVRVENTGFADKQFDFVYCSHVLEHVSDPTAACRELMRIAKRGYIETPTKGKDTLMGSARVSNHRWHVERLGETLVFTEYEARDLAGFGVDILMNMHINPRTDREKAFSALIWLRADQCNTMLAWDGSFDFEVRRPAAAPRSVHCATTTPPRPAPEPMPEAPQAPRPLRLMQVHTFYADYLHAFYSRRPGLAYAPYAEQVAALRSDGFSAVHLLAEHLGPLGYEAQLVVANNLAAQHAWAFEQGLADHRRGPSQEDILLAQVEAFAPDVLYLSDPITFDAGFVRKLSPRPRLVVGWRAANIPHTWDATEFDLILSNLAGLRDKALAMGARDAAHFHPGFPESLLAAVKDQEPTHDVCFCGQINASQYRSRNARLHLLANGCAQGRFGLRLNLSGHLEAATPLLRAANTGPCFGLDMYRALRSGRIVFDARGDIGLLGPDGAAHDLAGRQTANMRIFETTGVGAFLLTEHFDNVEEYFQPGREIETYADDRELLEKIDYYLKHEDQRLEIAARGLARCRKQHSIRARARDFDALIRERLVASPGESQTALFAARPSPEFVTAKAAVLTQKLERLAFLGSVPEDAVRRLLGDITPVTKALLQADAFQAALALTGAAKALQVPVNNLEFLRALAFLALDERASAREALTEELRLFPDNAEARAMLLALAEEPMA from the coding sequence GTGGAACACGCCAAGATGCAGTGCAGGACGCCTTTCCCGTGTCCGGCCGAGGCCCTGGCCGACCCGGGCCGGGGACTCGGTCTGGCCCGGACCCTGTGGAGCCGCAACCGGCGGGAAATGGCCCTGGACGTCTATGACCAGCTCGCCCAGGCCCATCCCGGGTACGCCGTGCCCTTGCTGGCCGAGGCCTATGACCGCATGCGCGAAATCGATCCGCCCACCCGGTACACCTTGTACCAGTCGCGCTTTTTCGACTTTGCCATTGCCCCGGGCGACACTGTGCTCGATATCGGCAGCGGGCACATGCCATTCCCCCTGTCCACGCACCTGGCCGACATTTCCCTGACCGACGGCCAGGTCGGTCGGGCCGGAGCAGCCTTTCGCCACGTGGACGGCAAGCCGGCCTACGAAGTCCGGGTGGAAAACACCGGCTTCGCCGACAAACAGTTCGACTTCGTCTACTGTTCCCACGTGTTGGAGCATGTCAGCGATCCGACCGCCGCCTGTCGGGAACTGATGCGCATCGCCAAACGCGGCTATATCGAGACTCCCACCAAGGGCAAGGACACCCTGATGGGCAGCGCCCGCGTCTCCAACCACCGCTGGCATGTGGAGCGCCTGGGGGAGACGCTGGTTTTTACGGAGTATGAAGCGCGGGATCTGGCCGGCTTTGGCGTGGACATCCTCATGAACATGCACATCAACCCCAGGACAGACCGGGAAAAAGCCTTCTCGGCCCTGATCTGGCTGCGCGCCGACCAATGCAACACCATGCTGGCCTGGGACGGCAGCTTCGACTTCGAGGTGCGCCGGCCGGCCGCCGCGCCCCGGTCAGTCCACTGCGCGACAACGACGCCGCCCCGCCCGGCCCCGGAACCAATGCCGGAGGCGCCGCAGGCGCCGCGCCCGTTGCGCCTGATGCAGGTGCACACGTTTTACGCCGACTATCTCCATGCCTTTTATTCCCGACGCCCAGGCCTGGCGTACGCTCCCTATGCCGAACAGGTCGCGGCCCTGCGCAGCGACGGATTTAGCGCCGTGCATCTGCTGGCCGAACACCTGGGGCCTCTCGGCTACGAGGCCCAGCTGGTGGTGGCCAACAATCTGGCCGCCCAACATGCCTGGGCCTTTGAGCAGGGTCTGGCCGACCACAGACGGGGTCCTTCCCAGGAGGACATTCTCCTGGCCCAGGTGGAGGCCTTTGCCCCGGACGTGCTGTATTTATCCGACCCGATCACCTTTGACGCGGGCTTCGTGCGCAAACTTTCGCCCCGGCCCCGGCTGGTGGTGGGCTGGCGCGCGGCCAACATCCCCCATACCTGGGACGCCACGGAATTCGACCTGATCCTGTCCAACCTGGCGGGACTGCGGGACAAGGCCCTGGCAATGGGAGCGCGCGACGCCGCCCATTTCCACCCCGGCTTTCCGGAATCCCTGTTGGCCGCCGTGAAAGACCAGGAGCCTACCCACGACGTGTGCTTCTGCGGCCAAATAAACGCCAGCCAGTACCGCAGCCGCAACGCCCGCCTCCATCTGTTGGCCAATGGCTGCGCCCAGGGACGCTTTGGGCTGCGCCTGAACCTTTCCGGCCACCTGGAGGCGGCAACGCCGCTGTTGCGGGCCGCCAATACCGGTCCCTGCTTCGGCCTGGACATGTACCGGGCCTTGCGCTCCGGGCGCATCGTGTTTGACGCCCGGGGCGACATCGGCCTGCTTGGCCCCGATGGCGCGGCGCACGATCTGGCCGGCCGCCAAACCGCCAACATGCGGATCTTCGAGACAACCGGCGTGGGGGCCTTCCTGCTGACCGAGCATTTTGACAATGTCGAGGAGTATTTCCAGCCGGGCCGCGAGATCGAGACCTATGCCGACGACCGTGAGCTGCTGGAGAAAATCGACTATTACCTCAAGCACGAGGACCAACGTCTGGAAATCGCGGCCAGGGGCCTTGCGCGCTGCAGAAAACAGCATTCCATCCGGGCGCGCGCCAGGGATTTCGACGCCCTGATCCGGGAACGCCTGGTTGCTTCTCCGGGCGAAAGCCAAACGGCCCTCTTTGCTGCGCGGCCATCGCCGGAATTCGTTACCGCCAAGGCCGCTGTGCTGACGCAAAAATTGGAACGCCTGGCCTTCCTGGGGTCGGTTCCGGAAGATGCGGTGCGCCGGCTGCTCGGAGACATCACGCCCGTCACCAAGGCCTTGCTCCAGGCCGACGCCTTCCAGGCCGCCCTGGCCCTGACCGGCGCAGCCAAAGCCTTGCAGGTTCCGGTCAACAACCTCGAGTTCCTGCGCGCCCTGGCCTTCCTTGCCCTGGACGAACGCGCATCGGCCCGGGAAGCGCTCACGGAGGAACTGCGCCTGTTCCCCGACAATGCCGAGGCCAGGGCCATGCTGCTGGCCCTGGCTGAAGAGCCCATGGCCTGA
- a CDS encoding pirin-like C-terminal cupin domain-containing protein translates to MAKARKPVDAIGMRNDTVVAYILDGHGYFDDRRDALAFEMVGAGWVDVDRDCRCGPETTVLYERSGQTVEIVALDRALRIVRFSGKPLGEPIARYGPIVMNTQAEHGQEDAVGEACAHTGRIIFGKFLYMAGMGLSQPA, encoded by the coding sequence TTGGCCAAGGCCAGGAAACCGGTCGACGCCATAGGAATGCGAAACGACACGGTCGTCGCCTACATTTTGGATGGGCACGGCTATTTTGACGACCGCCGTGACGCCTTGGCCTTCGAGATGGTGGGCGCGGGCTGGGTGGATGTGGACAGGGACTGTCGCTGTGGCCCCGAAACCACCGTGCTCTACGAACGCAGCGGGCAAACGGTGGAAATAGTCGCTTTGGACAGAGCATTGCGCATCGTGCGCTTCAGCGGGAAACCGCTTGGCGAGCCCATCGCCAGGTACGGCCCCATCGTCATGAACACCCAGGCCGAACACGGGCAAGAAGACGCCGTCGGTGAAGCGTGCGCCCATACAGGCAGGATCATCTTCGGAAAGTTCTTGTACATGGCGGGAATGGGCTTATCGCAGCCGGCATGA
- a CDS encoding HD-GYP domain-containing protein, translating to MIRKIYTTSLKPGMYVISTGLSQSEHPHVFSEEGEVVDAAQIDRILSDGYLDVFIDSNKGKYFVEFPEKKRLIERTYDIVSAKEECRIHGVRSLKAIKKDIDEAKIVYSNSIVYVRSFLDDLKERQKINIERSEACINEVFGNICNNIDSLTFISKLKTHDAYTYTHNLNVSIFSIAFATCLGLGAENIKIIGLAGLFHDIGKMMIDQDILNKPGKLTVSEFEEMKKHPAIGYSLLQADHRHQTDVCKATLQHHEKYSGGGYPDDLKFSEISNQAMLISIVDVFDALTSDRIYKPRIDLHRALGILFNLKKTSLNPVLVDKFIKFLGVYPVGSIVELANGKRAIVFEQNNLNLLRPKVRIVMDKNNKYCSAEDVDLLDKDHIDDKNFEIVETIRVEDCRINVMSYLY from the coding sequence ATACACAACAAGTTTGAAGCCTGGAATGTATGTTATTTCGACGGGGTTGTCGCAATCAGAGCATCCCCATGTTTTTTCTGAAGAGGGAGAGGTTGTCGATGCGGCACAGATTGATAGGATTTTGTCGGATGGGTATCTCGATGTTTTTATAGATTCTAACAAGGGGAAATATTTCGTTGAATTCCCCGAAAAGAAAAGATTAATAGAACGCACATATGATATTGTTTCTGCCAAGGAAGAGTGTCGGATTCACGGCGTGAGAAGCTTGAAGGCCATCAAAAAAGATATTGATGAAGCAAAAATAGTTTACAGCAATTCCATAGTTTATGTGAGAAGTTTTCTAGATGATTTAAAGGAAAGGCAAAAGATCAATATTGAGCGCTCTGAGGCCTGCATCAATGAAGTATTTGGGAATATATGCAACAATATTGACAGCCTGACGTTTATATCCAAGCTGAAAACGCATGACGCCTATACGTATACGCACAACCTGAATGTATCAATTTTCTCAATTGCGTTTGCAACATGCCTTGGCCTGGGCGCGGAAAATATCAAGATCATAGGCCTGGCCGGTTTGTTTCATGATATTGGCAAGATGATGATTGATCAGGATATCTTGAATAAACCGGGCAAGCTTACGGTGTCGGAATTTGAAGAAATGAAAAAACACCCCGCGATCGGGTATAGTCTTCTGCAGGCTGACCATCGCCACCAGACCGATGTCTGTAAGGCGACGTTGCAGCACCATGAAAAATATTCCGGAGGCGGATATCCTGACGATCTAAAGTTTTCTGAAATATCCAACCAAGCCATGCTTATCAGTATCGTTGATGTCTTTGACGCGCTGACGAGTGACAGGATCTACAAGCCGCGAATTGATCTCCATAGAGCCCTGGGAATTTTGTTCAACCTCAAAAAAACATCTCTAAATCCTGTTCTTGTTGACAAATTTATAAAATTCCTCGGTGTTTATCCTGTTGGTTCAATTGTTGAATTGGCAAATGGAAAGCGTGCGATCGTTTTTGAACAAAATAATTTGAACCTATTGCGGCCTAAAGTGCGTATTGTCATGGATAAAAATAACAAATACTGCTCGGCTGAAGACGTAGATCTTCTTGATAAAGACCACATTGATGATAAAAATTTCGAAATTGTTGAGACAATACGGGTAGAAGATTGCCGCATAAATGTTATGAGCTATCTGTACTAG